Proteins from one Arthrobacter sp. Soc17.1.1.1 genomic window:
- a CDS encoding YkvA family protein codes for MNWWDVAIAVIGGVVLIYAVLLVFLASYARRHPETVSLKEALRLLPDLLTLLRRLTADRTLPRGIRVRLVLLLMYLASPIDLVPDFLPVIGYADDAIIVALVLRSVIRRAGSEPLEQHWPGSPAGLSLIQRLAGTSTP; via the coding sequence ATGAACTGGTGGGATGTGGCGATCGCCGTCATCGGCGGCGTGGTCCTGATCTACGCCGTGCTGCTCGTGTTCCTGGCCTCCTACGCCCGCCGCCACCCGGAGACGGTGAGCCTGAAGGAGGCGCTCCGCCTGCTGCCGGACCTGCTGACACTGCTGCGCCGGCTGACCGCCGACCGGACGCTCCCGCGCGGGATCCGGGTTCGTCTGGTCCTGCTGCTGATGTACCTCGCCTCGCCCATCGACCTGGTGCCCGATTTCCTTCCGGTGATCGGCTACGCGGATGACGCCATCATTGTCGCCCTGGTCCTGCGCTCGGTCATCCGCAGAGCGGGTAGCGAACCACTGGAACAGCACTGGCCGGGATCGCCTGCCGGTCTTTCCCTGATCCAGCGTCTGGCCGGTACGTCCACCCCCTGA
- a CDS encoding cysteine desulfurase-like protein produces the protein MTLDIAAFRANFPALLTGTAYFDGPGGTQAPTVVGAAIADAITSPLSNRGSGMGSERNAEAAVSGFREAMADLLGAHPRGVVYGRSATQLTYDFSRHLAKTWQPGDEIVVSRLDHDSNIRPWVQAADAVGATVRWIDFDPETTEIDEASVAAAITERTKLVAITAASNLLGTKPPVRRIADAAHAVGALVYVDGVHYTAHAAVDVAALGADFFACSPYKFLGPHCGVLVADPELLESLQPDKLLPSTNAVPERFEFGTLPYEIMAGATAAVDFLAAIAPAAETGRRARLRASAHVVDEHELALRRRIEAGLTKLGDAVTLHSRAQDRTPTLLVTFPGRSSADAYRFLADQDILAPAGSFYAYEAFQRMNLEDSAALRIGLAPYNSDDDVDRLLTALGDFVAP, from the coding sequence ATGACCCTGGACATCGCTGCCTTCCGCGCGAACTTCCCCGCCCTGCTCACCGGCACCGCCTATTTCGACGGCCCTGGAGGAACGCAGGCCCCCACCGTCGTGGGAGCCGCGATCGCCGACGCCATCACCAGCCCGCTGTCCAACCGCGGTTCCGGCATGGGCTCGGAGAGGAACGCCGAAGCGGCGGTCAGCGGATTCCGGGAGGCGATGGCCGACCTGCTCGGGGCGCACCCTCGCGGTGTCGTCTACGGGCGAAGCGCCACGCAGCTCACCTACGACTTCTCCCGACACCTCGCCAAGACCTGGCAGCCGGGCGACGAGATCGTCGTCTCACGCCTGGATCACGACTCCAACATCCGCCCCTGGGTGCAGGCAGCCGACGCGGTCGGTGCCACCGTGCGCTGGATCGACTTCGACCCGGAGACCACGGAGATCGACGAAGCGTCCGTCGCTGCCGCAATCACCGAGCGCACGAAGCTGGTGGCGATCACCGCCGCGTCGAACCTGCTCGGCACGAAACCGCCAGTACGCCGCATCGCCGATGCCGCGCATGCTGTCGGCGCACTGGTCTACGTGGACGGGGTGCATTACACCGCTCATGCGGCGGTCGACGTGGCGGCGCTGGGAGCCGACTTCTTCGCCTGCTCGCCGTACAAATTCCTCGGGCCTCACTGCGGTGTTCTCGTGGCCGACCCGGAGCTGCTGGAGTCGCTGCAGCCGGACAAGCTGCTGCCTTCCACGAACGCGGTGCCCGAGCGGTTCGAGTTCGGCACCCTCCCCTACGAGATCATGGCCGGCGCCACGGCGGCCGTGGATTTCCTGGCAGCGATCGCGCCGGCTGCGGAGACCGGCCGCCGCGCACGCCTTCGTGCATCCGCTCACGTGGTCGATGAGCACGAACTCGCGTTGCGCCGCCGCATCGAGGCAGGACTGACCAAGCTGGGCGACGCCGTCACGCTGCACTCCAGGGCCCAGGACCGGACACCGACACTGCTGGTGACCTTCCCGGGCCGGTCCTCCGCGGACGCCTACCGATTCCTCGCGGACCAGGACATCCTCGCGCCGGCCGGTTCCTTCTACGCGTACGAAGCCTTCCAGCGCATGAATCTCGAGGACAGCGCCGCCCTGCGGATCGGACTGGCGCCGTACAACAGCGACGACGACGTCGACCGCCTCCTGACCGCGCTCGGTGACTTCGTTGCCCCGTGA